Proteins co-encoded in one Maylandia zebra isolate NMK-2024a linkage group LG16, Mzebra_GT3a, whole genome shotgun sequence genomic window:
- the LOC101485228 gene encoding olfactory receptor 51E1-like — protein sequence MAIDNEFNVTYITFGGHIELEKYKFLYFAIMFTAYILILCSNSTIVCLIRIKKSLHEPMYIFIAALLFNSVMFSTNIYPKLLMDFLSEKQITTHSQCSFQGFIYYSLTGSEFFLLASMAYDRYVSISKPLQYHTIMRKTTVTVLLVLTWLLPACQLVPSAVIINTSQICSFTLNGIFCNNAISKLYCATPKISYLIYGVFILLNTVFLPLLFILFTYTKIFIICYRSCREVRKKAAQTCLPHLLVLISFSCLCSYDIIITRVEINLSQTARFIMTLQVVLYHPLFNPIVYGLKMKEISQHLRRLFCQSKFKLSVRADAGSAIISFAI from the coding sequence ATGGCAATTGATAATGAATTTAATGTGACATATATAACTTTTGGTGGGCACATTGAATTGGAAAAATACAAATTTCTGTATTTTGCTATCATGTTTACTGCTTATATTCTAATACTCTGCAGTAATTCAACCATAGTTTGCCTCATCAGGATTAAGAAAAGCCTCCATGAGCCTATGTATATTTTCATTGCAGCTTTGTTGTTCAACTCTGTTATGTTCAGTACAAATATCTACCCCAAACTTTTGATGGACTTTTTATCTGAGAAGCAGATTACAACTCATTCACAGTGCAGTTTTcaaggatttatttattactcttTAACTGGTTCAGAGTTCTTTCTCTTGGCATCCATGGCTTATGACAGGTATGTGTCCATATCTAAACCTTTGCAATATCATACTATTATGAGAAAAACAACAGTCACAGTTTTGCTGGTTTTAACTTGGCTTCTGCCTGCTTGTCAGCTTGTGCCATCAGCTGTAATTATAAACACTTCACAAATCTGCAGTTTCACTTTAAATGGAATTTTTTGTAACAATGCAATTTCCAAGCTTTACTGTGCAACCCCGAAAATATCATATTTAATATATGGTGTTTTTATACTACTTAACACTGTATTTCTTCCTTTGCTTTTCATACTTTTTACttacacaaaaatatttataatatgctatcgaagctgcagagaggtcaGGAAAAAAGCTGCACAGACCTGTTTACCTCACCTGCTCGTTTTGATCAGCTTCTCATGTTTGTGTTCATATGATATAATTATAACTCGAGTGGAAATTAATTTATCCCAAACTGCACGTTTCATAATGACTTTACAAGTGGTTTTGTATCATCCTCTCTTTAATCCAATTGTAtatggactgaaaatgaaagaaatctctcAACACCTCAGGaggttgttttgtcagagcAAATTTAAATTATCTGTCAGAGCTGATGCTGGAAGTGCAATAATTTCCTTTGCAATCTAA